The following coding sequences are from one Coffea arabica cultivar ET-39 chromosome 11e, Coffea Arabica ET-39 HiFi, whole genome shotgun sequence window:
- the LOC113719177 gene encoding probable LRR receptor-like serine/threonine-protein kinase At1g67720, with translation MGSASQFILFFVCLTPAIVCQVTEFISIDCGGDKSFTDPSTGLVWNSDTGIMAHGKSVEVKNTNGNPLQYSTRREFPIDNKKYCYTLKTEERRRYIVRATFLYGSSETEEPYPKFQLFLDATKWSTVSVADDSRVYVKEMIVRAPSYSIDVCLCCATTGFPFISTIELRPLNLSMYATDYEDDFYLKVAARVNFGALSKDDIRYPDDPYDRIWESDLAKRQNYLVGVAPGTERISTAKYVDTNTREYPPVKVMQTAVVGTMGRLSYRLNLEDFPANARAYAYFAEIQDLAENETRKFRMEQPYTDYSNAIVNIAENANGSYTLYEPSYMNVTLDFVLSFSFVETRDSSRGPLLNAIEISRYVQIAAKTDDKDVSTLNVIRSMSTESDWTDEQGDPCIPTPWEWVNCSDTVPPRITIIFLSGKNVKGEIPSDLKNMEGLTELWLDGNFFTGPIPDLSNLVNLKILHLENNKLTGPVPSYIGSLPSLKEIYVQNNSLSGEIPASLLTGKQIFRYEGNAHLRRGEKSKRHYKLVLGISVGLLAILFVLFMGSLLLLRYIRVKRSYHKFDDKGNSLRNSTKPSTHYSITRGGSLMDERVACYFSSTEIEEATDRFSRKIGKGSFGPVYYGKLKDGKEVAVKIMADSSSHGTRQFVTEVALLSRIHHRNLVPLIGYCEEEHQRMLVYEYMHNGTLRDHINGSDHEKHLDWLARLQIAEDAAKGLEYLHTGCNPTIIHRDVKTSNILLDNNMRAKVSDFGLSRQAEEDLTHISSVARGTVGYLDPEYYANQQLTEKSDVYSFGVVLLELISGRKPVSFEEYGTEWSIVHWARSLVRKGDVISIVDSTLLGMVKMESVWRIAEVAIQCVEQHGSSRPRMQEIILAIQDAIKIEKGTDKLSSAGSSKGQSSRKTLLTSFLDIESPDLSKDSLVPSAR, from the exons ATGGGATCTGCTTCACAAttcattcttttctttgtttgcttAACTCCAGCAATCGTGTGCCAGGTTACAG AATTCATTAGTATAGATTGTGGAGGCGACAAAAGTTTCACTGATCCCAGTACAGGCTTAGTATGGAACTCGGATACTGGAATTATGGCTCATGGAAAATCGGTGGAAGTGAAAAACACAAATGGAAACCCGCTCCAGTACAGCACAAGGAGAGAGTTTCCTATAGACAACAAGAAGTATTGCTACACTTTAAAAACTGAAGAAAGAAGGCGATATATTGTTCGAGCAACATTTCTGTATGGCAGCTCTGAAACTGAGGAACCATAccccaaatttcagcttttcttGGATGCGACAAAGTGGTCAACTGTATCAGTGGCTGACGACTCTCGAGTATATGTTAAGGAAATGATCGTACGGGCACCTTCGTATTCCATTGATGTATGCTTGTGCTGTGCAACCACGGGATTTCCATTCATCTCCACTATTGAGCTGAGGCCGCTGAATCTATCGATGTATGCCACAGACTATGAAGATGATTTCTACTTAAAAGTGGCAGCAAGAGTCAATTTTGGGGCTTTGAGCAAGGATGACATAAG GTATCCAGATGATCCTTATGACCGCATATGGGAATCTGATCTGGCAAAGAGGCAAAACTATCTCGTAGGGGTAGCTCCTGGCACAGAAAGAATCAGCACGGCGAAGTACGTTGACACCAACACAAGGGAATACCCGCCTGTAAAAGTGATGCAAACTGCAGTTGTTGGCACAATGGGGAGGCTTAGTTACAGATTAAATCTAGAAGATTTCCCAGCTAACGCCCGAGCTTACGCCTATTTTGCTGAAATCCAAGACTTGGCAGAAAATGAAACTCGAAAATTTCGAATGGAGCAACCTTATACTGATTACAGTAATGCAATTGTGAATATAGCAGAAAATGCAAATGGCAGTTACACGCTTTACGAGCCAAGTTACATGAATGTCACACTGGATTTTGTGTTGTCATTCTCCTTTGTTGAAACCAGGGATTCCTCTCGGGGACCACTACTTAATGCCATCGAAATAAGCAGATATGTACAGATAGCTGCAAAGACGGATGACAAAGATG TGAGCACTCTCAACGTCATTCGATCAATGTCCACAGAAAGTGATTGGACAGATGAACAAGGCGATCCTTGTATTCCAACGCCATGGGAATGGGTGAATTGCAGTGATACTGTACCACCAAGAATTACAATAAT CTTCCTTTCAGGTAAGAATGTTAAAGGTGAAATTCCGTCAGACCTCAAGAACATGGAAGGCCTGACAGAGTT ATGGCTGGATGGCAACTTTTTCACTGGTCCTATCCCTGATCTGAGTAACCTTGTCAATCTTAAAATTCT GCATCTTGAGAACAACAAGCTGACAGGTCCAGTACCTTCTTATATTGGAAGTTTGCCAAGTTTGAAAGAAAT ATATGTCCAGAACAACTCCTTGAGTGGGGAAATACCTGCATCATTGTTGACaggaaaacaaatttttag ATACGAAGGCAATGCTCATTTAAGACGGGGGGAAAAGAGCAAGAGGCATTACAAATTGGTGCTTGGAATTTCAGTTGGGTTGCTAGCAATTCTTTTTGTCCTTTTCATGGGAAGCTTACTTCTACTACGTTACATTAGAGTAAAAAGATCTTATCACAAATTTGACGATAAAG GTAATTCTTTGCGAAATAGCACCAAGCCATCGACTCACTACTCAATTACACGGGGTGGGTCTCTAATGGATGAAAGGGTGGCGTGCTATTTTTCCTCAACTGAAATTGAAGAAGCAACCGATAGGTTCtcaaggaaaattggaaaaggaaGTTTTGGACCAGTATATTATGGGAAACTGAAGGATGGAAAGGAGGTAGCAGTCAAGATCATGGCTGATTCGTCAAGTCATGGGACCAGACAATTTGTTACCGAG GTTGCCCTCTTGTCAAGGATCCATCATCGAAACTTGGTTCCATTAATAGGATACTGTGAGGAAGAACACCAGCGCATGCTTGTCTATGAATACATGCACAATGGAACCTTGCGGGATCATATAAATG GTTCTGACCACGAGAAGCATTTAGACTGGTTAGCACGTCTTCAGATTGCAGAAGATGCAGCTAAAG GACTTGAGTATTTACACACTGGATGCAACCCCACAATTATTCATCGGGATGTGAAAACAAGCAATATTCTTCTAGACAACAATATGAGAGCTAAAGTATCTGACTTTGGACTTTCAAGGCAAGCTGAAGAAGATTTAACACATATATCCAGTGTGGCACGAGGAACAGTAGGGTACCTTGATCCTGA GTACTATGCAAATCAGCAATTAACAGAAAAAAGTGATGTTTACAGTTTTGGTGTTGTTCTTTTGGAACTCATCTCTGGAAGGAAGCCCGTTTCATTCGAGGAATATGGAACTGAATGGAGCATTGTCCACTGG GCAAGGTCGTTGGTTCGAAAAGGAGATGTGATTAGCATTGTAGATTCTACATTATTAGGAATGGTAAAAATGGAATCTGTGTGGAGAATAGCAGAAGTTGCAATCCAGTGTGTGGAACAGCATGGTTCTTCACGGCCAAGAATGCAGGAAATCATATTGGCCATACAAGACGCAATCAAGATTGAAAAAGGAACTGATAAACTATCTTCAGCAGGAAGTTCAAAAGGACAATCTTCAAGGAAAACACTGTTAACAAGCTTTCTTGATATCGAAAGCCCAGACCTTTCTAAGGATTCCCTTGTCCCATCTGCTAGATAG
- the LOC113717845 gene encoding E3 ubiquitin-protein ligase AIRP2, with protein sequence MEMMYYQLGRSSYHDSLKVLEADIQHANALAAEIPRAKGGARLQMKLVYNHLAPLFLFLLQWMDCSCTCLLPRYLNLFHVLIYKVYTDGRPRISRHGRKATVNDFYAIILPSLQRLHGDLVEVDDATERNCALKNIGKKRLEGGTGFTNFDLEREDECGICLEPCTKMVLPNCCHAMCINCYRDWNTRSESCPFCRGSIKRVKSRDLWVLTCSDDVVDADTVSKEDLLRFYLYINSLPKDSPDALFLMYYEYLI encoded by the exons ATGGAGATGATGTATTATCAGCTGGGGAGGTCTTCATATCATGATTCCCTTAAAGTTCTGGAGGCTGATATACAGCACGCTAATGCTCT GGCTGCTGAAATTCCTAGAGCAAAAGGCGGAGCGCGCCTTCAAATGAAGTTAGTTTACAATCACTTAGCACCTCTCTTTCTGTTCTTACTTCAATGGATGGATTGTTCCTGCACATGTCTGCTTCCAAGATATCTAAATCTTTTCCATGTACTTATCTATAAG GTTTACACAGATGGGAGACCAAGAATATCTAGACATGGAAGGAAAGCAACTGTTAATGACTTCTACG CAATTATACTACCATCACTGCAGCGACTTCATGGAGACTTAGTAGAGGTTGATGATGCAACAGAAAGGAATTGTGCCCTTAAAAACATTGGCAAGAAACGACTGGAAGGCGGTACTGGATTTACCAACTTTGACTTGGAGAGGGAAGATGAATGTGGAATCTGCTTAGAGCCGTGTACCAAAATGGTGTTGCCTAACTGCTGTCATGCTATGTGCATCAATTGCTACCGCGATTG GAACACTAGGTCTGAATCTTGCCCGTTTTGTCGTGGTAGCATAAAGAGAGTCAAGTCGAGAGATTTATGGGTTCTTACCTGCAGTGATGATGTAGTCGACGCGGATACCGTCTCGAAAGAAGACTTGTTGCGTTTCTATCTGTACATTAACAGCCTGCCCAAGGACTCCCCTGATGCTCTATTCTTGATGTATTACGAGTATTTAATATGA
- the LOC113718754 gene encoding E3 ubiquitin-protein ligase AIRP2: protein MWQNKPQKSSFGDSIKALEADIQHANYLAAALPRDSGQGCFQMKVSYSPLAALLLFLTEWMDCLPRCLGLFHILVYKVYVDGMPKISSQERRASLREFYAVIYPSLKQLEGALKELMEDRYKRAQCSDVLSDEETEATHKGPQRDDECGICLETGSQVVLPYCGHSMCLSYDWLVRSPSCPFCRGSLKRVSSGDLWILMGNCDVVDTITLAKENLRQFYLYMEKLPLPVTVPDNGYLSFDYMV from the exons ATGTGGCAAAATAAGCCTCAGAAATCTTCTTTCGGAGATTCCATCAAAGCCCTTGAAGCTGACATCCAACATGCCAATTATCT GGCAGCTGCTCTCCCACGAGATTCAGGTCAGGGATGTTTTCAGATGAAAGTCTCGTACAGCCCTCTTGCTGCGTTGCTGCTTTTTCTGACAGAGTGGATGGACTGCCTACCAAGGTGTTTAGGCCTCTTTCACATACTTGTGTATAAG GTATATGTGGATGGTATGCCAAAGATATCCTCACAAGAGAGGAGAGCCAGCTTGAGAGAATTCTATG CTGTTATTTATCCCTCCTTGAAGCAACTTGAGGGAGCTTTGAAGGAATTGATGGAGGACAGGTACAAAAGAGCGCAATGCTCTGACGTCTTAAGCGATGAGGAGACGGAAGCAACTCATAAAGGTCCACAAAGAGACGATGAATGTGGCATATGCTTGGAAACAGGTTCCCAGGTTGTCTTGCCCTATTGTGGCCACTCCATGTGTCTATCGTACGATT GGTTGGTTCGATCTCCATCCTGCCCTTTTTGCCGGGGCAGCTTGAAGAGAGTGAGCTCTGGAGACTTGTGGATTCTGATGGGCAACTGTGATGTTGTGGATACCATTACCCTTGCAAAAGAGAATTTGAGGCAGTTCTACCTTTACATGGAGAAACTGCCACTCCCGGTGACGGTGCCGGACAACGGTTATCTGTCTTTTGATTACATGGTTTAA